Proteins encoded within one genomic window of Panicum virgatum strain AP13 chromosome 1N, P.virgatum_v5, whole genome shotgun sequence:
- the LOC120655862 gene encoding uncharacterized protein DDB_G0271670-like, translated as MTTAPNIEMIASSLRHCSLGGDDSEGVTVELNSDVALPYHWEQCLDIRTGQVYYINWEDGTRTTVDPRTTSSAFSPTPHSTSWASRRTRRASAQSSGYTSVSSVGADVTGEWRGAVAGNDGGYDNDDEEDGEEENEDEDEAESSSTTSSSSSSTGCSRGSAVSSTLSSFSPTDESGSGDNGAGLGAGHVLVAAGCRACFMYFMVPKRADVCPKCGSSGLLHLSRNGSS; from the exons ATGACTACTGCGCCCAACATCGAGATGATCGCCTCCTCGCTGCGCCACTGCTCCCTCGGCGGCGACGACAGCGAGGGCGTCACCGTCGAGCTCAACTCCGACGTCGCGCTGCCCTACCACTGGGAGCAGTGCCTCGACATCCGG ACGGGGCAAGTGTACTACATCAACTGGGAGGACGGCACCCGCACGACGGTGGACCCGCGCACGACATCGTCGGCCTTCTCGCCGACGCCGCACTCCACGTCGTGGGCGTCCCGGCGCACCCGCCGCGCGTCCGCCCAGTCGTCCGGCTACACCTCCGTGTCGTCCGTGGGCGCGGACGTCACCGGCGAGTGGCggggcgccgtcgccggcaacGACGGCGGCTACGacaacgacgacgaggaggatggcgaggaggagaacgaggacgaggacgaggccgAGAGCAGCAGCACCACGAGCAGCAGCTCCAGCAGCACGGGCTGCAGCCGGGGCTCGGCCGTCTCGTCCACGCTCTCGTCCTTCTCCCCCACCGACGAGTCCGGCTCCGGCGACAACGGCGCCGGCCTCGGCGCCGGCCACGTGCTCGTGGCCGCCGGGTGCCGCGCCTGCTTCATGTACTTCATGGTGCCCAAGCGCGCCGACGTGTGCCCCAAGTGCGGCAGCTCCGGCCTCCTCCACCTCAGCCGCAACGGTTCCTCCTGA